The Eleginops maclovinus isolate JMC-PN-2008 ecotype Puerto Natales chromosome 10, JC_Emac_rtc_rv5, whole genome shotgun sequence nucleotide sequence ATGTGTGGGCCGAATTGACATATTGCTTCCCcagtttaagaaaatgtattgatttttattataCAATATGTGCATCGTGGAGATAAGCAAGTTAAACTTAAATTGTCTAATTTTGAATGAGAGTCTCAAGAACGTGTCCAAAGGCTCGTGAAACGCTTTCAAATGGTAACCGTCCTGTAAACTACGGAAGCCTCTGAGAGTTTAGCTAAATCAATAATAAAGTCATCTTCAGGTAAAACACTCACAAACCTCAAAGACTGTAGCACAAGTATCTTCCTGGCAGTTATTGTTGTTTGGACAGCACAGCTGACAGGCAAAGGAAGCCAAGCGACAAAGTAACCAGGAAGAGTAAGTAGGGCGCTAAGCATCTTGGGCAGTGTAGTTTTGATAACGTGAGCATTTCCCAGTCCTCAGACGGTTAACGTATACGTATTAGTTGTATGCACGCGGTTAGCTGTTGATTCAGTTGAATTTAATGTTGATTAACTTAATTAAAGTGTAATTCTAATCAACcttaaaaagcaaaaagcattttataaaTGTGATTCAACTGTTGTAATGTAAGcgcatttactcaagtactgtacagaAGTAAAACATGGAAGtacctttactccactacattttgtgGGTAAATGGATTACGTTAcaagttactttgcagatttagatagctaattaaaacaaaattcaAATCGACACACATTATCATATAGTATCACAGGTTGAACTAACCGAATTTATCAAGTTCAACAGTGAAGGGATGAAACAATTAATGCACCaccttttttaataatatatctgGTGCATAAATTGGCCATTTTTCatgcatacttttacttttggtacttgaaTTTTTTTCTATGCTCATACTTATTGTTACATATAAGTAAATaatctgagttcttcttccacctctgataaaaacaacaacaatatcgTCATTTTGGCTTGGAGTCCAAACAAGAAGTGATTATTAACTTCttgaccagcagggggcgcaCGTCGCCGTTTGTAACTGAAAAAGAAAccgtagaagaagaagagtatCACacgaagaagaaaaaaaaacaagcatggCAGGAAGTATCAGCAACAAGAGTTCTTTAACTAAACTACAGGCTTTAAATGGACTGTTTGCGGTATATAAAAAACAAGGGCCGACCTCTGCAGACGTGCTGAATTCTCTCAAAGAAGTTTTACTCAGGGGTAATTCAACAGCGGAGGGAATCTGGAAATACTTGTACTGTGTTGAAGCCACAGACTGTGTATGTTGAAGCTGATAGGGAAACggtttgttttcatgtgtcttTCAGAGGCTGGTGTCGAAAACCCAAACCCAcggaagaggaagaagcagagcaTGAAGATGGGGCATGGGGGGACGCTGGACAGCAATGCCAGTGGGGTTCTGGGTAAGAGGGTCGTCCCATTTACATCACACaagtgtatatatacacacatatctatctatatatagatatataaatatatatagatatgtgtgtatatgtgattCGAGAGAAATGCCACCTAAGTAAGGACTTCCAAATTGTTAACAATATCTGTGACTATGAGCTACTCAAATTCAAAGATGCTTTATTGGCATGTCCATCAAAGTACAGTGTACAATGTAGTACAAAAGTTAGAACATTATAGATCCATGTTAACAATATTATGCAATTTAAATTTGACGAATGAAAGAAGTTGAACATAAACGATGCATGTCATCAACAAAAGCATATAGTTatgatgataataacaatataaatgtaatatactCTGGGTCCTCTGTCACATGTCTCCCAATTCGATGTCTAAAGATCAGTTTCAGGCATTAGACTACACCGTCGTTTTGAAATAAGGAAAGAGTTGTTCATTTTTTACGTTGTTTTTTGTCCATGATTGTCTTAACTAAAAGACTAACTTActtatatattttgaaaaggGGTGTAGTAACCCTTAAGGTTGGTGTAGAAATAAAGGGTGGAGATGACTTGGCCATTGAAGGAGTATGACCTCCCACTTCTTTTAAAACAGGTTTTCATGTTCAGCCAGTATGGACCTATTTCAGTTTTGTCTCCCTGCTTGAAGGTCTTTGCAGTTTCAAATAATTGTCTGCACTGCCAGGAGAATACCTCTTGTGGATTAATATTACAATGGTGGCCTAAAGAGAAGCGAGTTGGAACAGCCGGTTTAGTCCTGGGAGCAGCAGGACACATTTTTGTGGTTGATAAACAAAACTTGCCCCACTCATAAACCACCACTGTGTGAAACTAAAAGTCCAGGTTACTACAATTAAACTCGTTTTTTCTTCCAGTAAACAATCCCACCTGAAAATGCGGACTCTATAGAATATCTGAATACCGTTACGCTGCATGGTGGATATGACCTCAATGGCCTTGgattaataaacaatatatgtatgtacaaatgtatttgaaaggaaaaaacatttacaaacttcaaaataaataaatgcagttgaTGGCATAGTAAATAAAAATGGTTTGTTCACTCTTGGTGAGATATAACCAGACATTGGTACTTAGACTTTGAACTTTGGATTGACATTTTACAGGCCAAACGttacagataataaaacaattatgaTTATATTTAGTTGCTCCTCTTCCTGTATTTGGACAATACCAGTCTCATCTGAAAGCTTGGAAGGGATGTAATATAATAAGACTCATATTCCCAGAGCTATGACTGTAAAATAGAATATTTGCAACCATCAGGatggtgtggtgtgtggtggGTGTAGTGAAAGTGTTCCACCTGCAGGGGGTGCTAGCAGGGTTGTGCTaactgtctctgtctgctgcagtGGTTGGTGTTGGGAACGGCACAAAGATGCTCAGCACAATGCTGGCTGGCTCTAAGGTGAGTTTACCTGCAcctatgtacatttttaaagtcagtGTATTCATTGAACAATACTATACATAGCTTTTTTAACACAAATGGGCAATTGTTTAGTTTAAACACCATGTGTGTTTCTATTATGACCATTCAGTTAATcatcaaaaataacattttaactttattaaataacatttttgagacaaaatgttatttaataaagttttttttttttttttatgtgtgtaatGATGATTGACACATTTCTAATGACaacaaattataatttttttaaataaattgtaaacctgttgaaaaaatatatatttgtacagtATCCTGAAATTGCCGAGTTATTTTCAGATTGTCGGACTATGTGCAACTTAATCAGGAAAGTGAAGTCAGAATCACCGGACattaaaatcaaaaacaatcGTCAAAGTTGACTGGGTTATTAGGAACGGTTGACCTGATTGTTATATTTAATCTCAATTATTATCCGCATGTTCATTTCTACGTAGCCTATATTTCACTGAGGACATTACATGcattgaaaagaaatgaaatacttgCTCTTACCTAATATGAGGAATTTAGAATGAGTAGCATGaataattacaaatgtttaataCTGATGTGcgctgtttgttttacagaaatatgtAGCTGTGGGGGAACTGGGGAAAGCTACAGACACTCTTGATGCCACTGGCAGTGTGGTACTGGAGAAAGACTTTGGTAAATATTGAAAAACAATATCAGTTTTAGATATATAATAATTTAACATGAACAGATATCCCTATTCAGCAGAATAATGAGTTTATGCCTGTCTTTCTGCAGTTTTCAACAAGTGAAAGATGTCTTCATGATTTTTGCCCACAGAACACGTGACCAGGTTGGAAGTGGAAGAGAAACTGAAGACGTTCACTGGTGACATCATGCAAATTCCTCCTCTGTGAGTAAGGCTTCCTTTCTGAGAACATTTTTGTCAGAGCAGTTGCATTTGTACATGTTAGAGTACACTGGGTTCAACCTGCAGATCTAATGAGCAGAAAgaaatgcagtaaaaaaaaataatgtaggCACCTTCATGAGTTTTCTTATCACAGGAGAAAACTGAGTGTCAagcaaatgtaataaatgttgcACTGCTGCAGAGCCTTAAATGCGAGATTCGATATGTCAAGATACAGTCAGGTctataaatatttggacattgacacaattttcattattttggctttgTACCCCACAACAATGGATTTGAAATTAAACGATAAATATGTGCTTTAgctgcagactttcagctttattttgagggtattTACATCCAGATCACGTGAATGGTGTaggaattacaacacattttatccaGGGTATCCCCAATACCAATAGACAATTGGCTGCTCGGCTGTTGCATGGcctggtgtgtgttatttcctcattagttcatttacaaggagcagaaaaaaggtcTAGAATTAATTTCGAGTGTGTTATTTGAATTTGGAATGTGTTACTGTCAACTATCAATGAAGTCCAAAGAGCTGTCCCTATCAGTGAAGCAAGCCATCATTAGGctgacacattaaaaaaaaaacgcacTGTTGAGCTCAGCAACCCCAAAAGACCTGGAAGACCGTAGAAGACCACTGTGGTGGAGGACAGAATAATTCTTCTCCTGGTGAAGAAAAAGCCCTACACAACAGTTTTCCAGATCAAGAACAATCTCCAGGAGGTGGGTGTATCTGTGTCAAAGTCCAAAATCAAGAgcagagtaaatacagagggttcCCCACATGATGTAAACGTTAGTGATCCTCAAAAACGGGAAGGCCAGGTTATAGCTTGCTCAAACCCATCTAAAAGAGCCTGTACAGATCTGCAAAACATCctatggacagatgagacaaagatCAACTTGTGCCCGAATGATAGGAAGAGAAGAGCATAGAGAAGGGAAGGAActgctcatgatccaaagcgTACTCCTCATCTGCGAAGCATGGTGGTGGTAGTGTTATGTGTTATGGCGCGGGCATGTTTGGCTGCCAATGAAACTGCCTCccttatatttaatgatgatgtgactgctgacaaaagcagcaggatgaaCGCTGAAGGGTTTCGGGCAATATCATCTGTTCAGATTCATCCAAATGCTTCAGAACTCATTGTGCGGCACTTCACAgtgcagatggacaatgacctgaCGCATAATgcaaaagcaaccaaagagGAATTTCTGCAATGGCCAAATCAATCACCTGACCTGAATCCAATTGAGCATGCACTTCACTTGCTGAAAACCAAACTGAAGGGAAACTGCCAAAAGAACAAGCAGGAACTGAAGACAGCCACAGTAGAGGCCTGGCAGAGCATCAGCAGGGACGAAACCCAGTGTCTAGTGATGTCTATGGGTTCAAGACTTCAGGCTCTCATTGACTGGAAAAGATTTGCAACCAATATTAAAAGTGACAATTGTATTtactttgtccaattacttttggtccctttaAAAAAGGGGATACTGCgtataaaatgttttgctattCCTACACTATTCATCTGATTTGGATGTAAATACCCTCAAACTAAAGCTGAAAGTCCGCACTTAAAGCACATATGGAGTTTCTGATTTCAAGTTCATTGTAGAGgtgtacagagccaaaataatgaaaattgtgtcaatgtccaaatatttatggacctgactgtaTACTTTATTGTCCCCGTAAGACAAAGTTGGACTGGACATTAGAGTTTGGACTCTGCCCTGCAGTGTAAAGAAAGATAATACATACTACATACATTTGTAGATAATAAGACATGAACATATTTACGCATTAATTTTGTTCTAATACAAATGCACACCTTATTACAATGGCGACCTCTTGCACAACTCTCTTGCCAAACATTTACTTACCCCTGTATATTTTTACATTCAGTGGAATTCATATAAATTGccctattattttttttaatgtaaacagGACTTCATTTCAGGTGTAAAATGCCGCTAAAGATATTCAAGATTTcacataaatacaatttaagatTTTGATGGGAGTAATGAAGGTTAAAAAAACCATATTTTTAACTCTGCCTGGTCTCTAAGAATAGATCAAATCATCAGTAGAATAGATCATCAGTTTGTTCCTTGTTTGTGGGAACCTCGCACCCTCTAGAGCAGTGGTCACCAACCTTTTTAAGCCCAAGATCTCTGACCTTGGTGAAATGCAAGATCTAcctgagagaaaaagacagccCAGACTGTACTTCCAATTTTCAATTCTaagtttcattatttaatttcattccAACCCAAAATATAAGGCATGTGGCTTATTTCCCATTTGTATTTGAGTCAATTATTTTGttcacaacaacaaagaagaaatcAACATATCTTGCAATCAGCAGATCATATTAAGTGCCATTGTTTAATGTTCTGCTTATCCACTGAAGCTTCATGCAAGTTTACTACATTTACCATTAACATTTTAGAAAGTAGAACTCTGTGTGCTAACACAATTCTCAGTCAGTGCAGTTAAGCTAAGTGCAGTGTGTTCCATATTATGCAGCATCACTTTTCATTATGCCAACAGGAGGCACAACTGTTGCAGTCATGTTACTCAAGTCAGTGTGATGGCTGTGACTGAATGCTGTCTGTGAATGCTTTGTAGTTTGGCTCATAGCTACAGACAGCCAGTCTGAGGCagtctgtgaggtgtttgtcAGTAAGGCGGCTCCTGTACTTTGatttggttatttatttttgtgaaaacGCCATTTCAGACGTAAGTGGATCCAAAGTAGGCACTCGCTCTTAGTGCACATGAGGTGAGAAGAGGAAACTTCTCTCTGCTGACAAGTCCCCAAAAGTCACTGTCCCTTGATCTGGCTTTCAGCTCtatgtcattttgcaaatcaacTATCTCCATGTCAACTCCACTTGGCAAAGCAAAAACGTGATGAAATGTATGTGCTACCTGTTCTATATCAATGGGTTTGAATGGACTATAAAACCATAGTGCACACCGCATTGCTGGGGCCCCATCGGTAGTAATTGCCACCAGTTTATGAATGGGGATGTCATTTTCACGGACATATTTCTTAAACTCATTGTAAATATCTTCACCTCTCGTTCTCTCCTTAAGTGCAAAAGAGTAAGGAAGTTGTTGTAGAATCCTGGAAAGCATTCTGACAAATACAACAATCTGAGCTGTGTCCATTACATCCAGGGATTCATCAAACTGCagtgaaaaatattcacaaaGGGACAAGTCCTTTAACAGTTGTCGATCCACATCCTCAGACAGTGACTCGCCCCTCCTGGTCACTGTTGCAGGGCCAAGCGGTACACATCTGAGTGCGGTTTTGatgtcttctttgttttggaAGTCGTTGAAAAGAGTCTCTAATGGCCGTTGCTTCGTTGAATAAATTGCCATCTGTAAAAGGTTTCTTGTGTTTAGCCAGAAGGTGACTTATTGGAAATGATGTTTCCGTAGCAGTCTTATTTTGAGCAGCAGGTTTTGTAAAAGGCGGTTGCTGGACCTTCAACCGCGACTTTAGCTCGTCAACTTTCCTTGCACGGATGGCGCTCTTTGGTGGGTAGCCCTCTTTGAATTTTTGGTGGTTGGTGTTATGGTGCCGCTCCAGATTTCCTCTTTTCGACAGTGCTTGTGTTTGGTggcacaacatacacacacacttgtcttttACCAAGGTAAAACCAAATTCCTCTTCCCATTCTGGATGAAAATTGTAGGTTTTCGGTTTCTTTCGTGGACCCTCGGCCAAGCCTCAGTGCTGATGTTAACGTTCGCAACagttaaagggatagtccggcgaaaattgaccccagggtctttttctgcatgaaaactgatcaagttagccctccagagagtttttttcgttcatcaaccagtattgagcttgcccggaaaaaccgggagcaacgctaatagccaaaatggcttacagtgcattcgatcggggcagtgcacagaacgcttccaaaacggcattttttaaccaaggagttcaaggaggaatgttttggaatgtataattccatggaaattcatatctagtgagtgttgacacggaaatgaaaggagttgcctgTAAGTTACAGGTAACTCCTTTCATTGGAATTttacattccaaaacattcctccttgaactgaactccggtgcatTCAATAATCGACTTGTGCGGACTTTCCTAGGAGAGGAGCTGGtatggggggcagttggtgagtcttgtaaaacagttatttttaataaactttgggTTTGCAAACaacgttgttggtgctccgttttatgtgtagggaccctagtcatgctactgcagaggtttggtgctatttcgagcaatattagtggttaaaaaatgccgttttgtaagcgcactgccccgatcgaatgcaccGTAAGCCATgttggctattagcgttgctcccggtttttccgggcaagttcaatactggttgatgaacgaaaaaaactctctggagggcttacttgatcagttttcatgcagaaaaagaccctggggtcaataTTCGCCAGACTATCCCTTTAACAGACCCGTGCTCTTCTCTTATCTAATTGGTCACTCTGCTTTGCTAAAAAAGTACTACAGCAGGGTCAAAAGAGACAGCGAGGCACTTTTAAAACCGAGCAGTATGGCAGGCATGATGTAGCTTATTTGTGTATGcctttttctattattttcgGGAGCTACAGGGAAAGTCTCAAAgatctaccagtcgatcgcgatcgAGGGGTTGGTGACCACTGCAGAGGGCTCACTGTAGATTTGTAAACTGAAGACCTCCTGCCACCAGCAGGATCCCTTCATGTAGGTACATGCTActctgtaaataataacaatactaataataatcaGTTTTATCTGTCTAGCATTTCTTATCCTTGGATTCTAACTCATGCCAacagaaaataagatatttaatttaagtcagaGACTAAAACATGTTATCACACATGCAGCATGTTTACATGATACAAACATAATTCCAAAAAGGTAGAATAAGCAGAagattaaatataataaaatgatcTAAAAGGAAACAACAGATACTCACTcagaagataaaataataaaaatacatatataaataaatacagatcgAAGATGTTTTTAGCTAGTTAAAGACTcatttaataaagtgtgtttccaTCTGTGTCAGCCTCTATATGTCCAGGTTAGGTGTTCCACAGTTTAGGGCCTTGGTGCATAAAAGCTGCTTCCCCAATTGTATTTGTTGGGAACTtttggaatatttaaaaagcctGCTGCAGaggatatatatacagtggggcaaaaaagtatttagtcagccaccaattgtgcaagttctcccatttaaaaagatgagagaggcctgtaattttcatcataggtaaacctcaactatgagagacagaatgagaaaaaaaaatccaggaaatcacattgtaggattttaatgaatgtatttcaaattattgtggaaaataagtatttggtcaataacaaaagttcatctcaatactttgttatataccctttgttggcaatgacagaggtcaaacgttttctgtaagtcttcacaaggtttccacactgttgctggtattttggcccattcctccatgcagatctcctctaaagcagtgatgttttggggctgtcgctgggcaacacggactttcaactccctccaaagattttctatggggttgagatctggagactggctaggccactccaggaccttgaaatgcttcttacgaagccactccttcgttgtcctggcggtgtgtttgggatcatcgtcatgctgaaagacccagccacgcttcatcttcagtgcccttgctgatggaaggaggttttcactcagaatctcacgatacatggccccattcattctttcctttacacgggtcagtcgtcctggtcccttttcagaaaaacagccccaaagcatgatgtttccccccccatgcttcacagtaggtatggtgttctttggaggcaactctgcattctttctcctccaaacacgaccagttgagtttttaccaaaaaatTCTAATtcttctattttggtttcatctgaccatatgacattctcccaatcctcttctggatcatccaaatgccctctagcaaacttcagacgggcctggacatgtactggcttaagcagggggacacgtctggagctgcaggatgtaagtccctggcggcgtagtgtgttactgatggtagcctctgttactttggtcccagctctctgcaggtcattcactaggtccccccgtgtggttctgggatttttgctcaccgttcttgtgatcatgttgaccccacggggtgagatcttgcgtggagccccagatggagggagattagcagtggtcttgtatgtcttccattttctaataattgctcccacagttgatttcttcacaccaagctgcttacctattgcagattcagttttcccagcctggtgcaggtctacaatttagtctctggtctcctttgacagctctttggtcttggccatagtggagtttggagtatgactgtttgaggttgtggacaggtgtcttttatactgataacgagttcaaaaaggtgccattaatacaggtaacaagtggaggacagaggagcctcttaaagaagaagttacaggtctgtgagagccagagatcttgcttgtttgtaggtgacccaatacttattttaccgaggagtttaccaattaattcataaaaaattctacaatgtgatttcctggattttcttttctcattctgtctctcatagttgaagtgtacctatgatgaaaattacaggcctctctcatctttttaaatgggagaacttgcacaattggtggctgactaaagacttttttgccccactgtatgttagGAATGTAACGGATAGAAAATGTTAAAGGATGTCAGACCATTAAGAGCTTTGTATACTAGTTAAAGGATTAAAAAATGCGTACATTCTTTGTTCCTATTGCAGCTGATCCTTTGGAAGCATGATGTGATTTATACATATCTATCATTCCAGCTACTCCGCCCTGAAGAAGGACGGCCAGCGTCTGTCTGTCCTGCTGAAGAAGGGTCACAAGGTGGAGGCCAAACCAGCCCGACCAGTCACTGTGTACAACCTGACCCTGCAGGAGTTCAAGCCCCCCCTCTTCACCCTGGGTTAGCACACGTTCTCTTTATCTGCGTAACACTGACTTCTGACTGATGTAATTTCCTTCTTTTCCCACATTCAAACAAACCAAATGTTGTTTCTATGACAGATATTGAGTGTGGTGGTGGATTTTACGTCAGAAGTTTGGTGGATGACCTGGGAAAAGGCGAGATTCATTAATGTACTCATCAGCATATTTCCGTAGTTAAATAACCAATACGAAAGCAGCCCCACTAACACCTCTGTCcctgtgtgctgcagctctgtcaTCATGTGCTCATGTGAAGGAACTAATACGGACCAAGCAGGGTCAGTTCACCCTGGAGGAGCACgccctgcaggaggagcagtgGACCCTGGAACACATCCTGCGAGCCCTGCAGCCCTGCCCCGAGGCCGACAGCTGAGCAGCAGGGAGGAGCTGGGCTGTCTGATTCATGCTCAGGGCCTGTGTCCAAAAAGGAGGTGGCTGGACAATAAGGAGAGCCTCCCCCCGGCGTTccatcccccccaaaaaaatcacagtgttttctttttattgttaattACTACGGGTGTGCtacaatatatttgttttttcaccCTGTACATCCACCAGAAGACTCTTGCTCACACAAAAACACGCTTCTACGATTTGTAGTGTGATGTCATCGGCATGCCCACTAGCCTcattggaaaaactgaaaaaagacaaaccaAAACAGTGCTTTGTAGACACAGGCCCAAATTAATGGCTCACCTGCCCTGCTTTCCACTGAAGAGAACTTTTGTTTAAACCTGTCATAAAGACACGGCTGTGACTTCGCAGGAGTGTCTGCTGCAAATCTGG carries:
- the trub1 gene encoding probable tRNA pseudouridine synthase 1 isoform X1 — encoded protein: MAGSISNKSSLTKLQALNGLFAVYKKQGPTSADVLNSLKEVLLREAGVENPNPRKRKKQSMKMGHGGTLDSNASGVLVVGVGNGTKMLSTMLAGSKKYVAVGELGKATDTLDATGSVVLEKDFEHVTRLEVEEKLKTFTGDIMQIPPLYSALKKDGQRLSVLLKKGHKVEAKPARPVTVYNLTLQEFKPPLFTLDIECGGGFYVRSLVDDLGKALSSCAHVKELIRTKQGQFTLEEHALQEEQWTLEHILRALQPCPEADS
- the trub1 gene encoding probable tRNA pseudouridine synthase 1 isoform X2, whose translation is MAGSISNKSSLTKLQALNGLFAVYKKQGPTSADVLNSLKEVLLREAGVENPNPRKRKKQSMKMGHGGTLDSNASGVLVVGVGNGTKMLSTMLAGSKKYVAVGELGKATDTLDATGSVVLEKDFEHVTRLEVEEKLKTFTGDIMQIPPLYSALKKDGQRLSVLLKKGHKVEAKPARPVTVYNLTLQEFKPPLFTLALSSCAHVKELIRTKQGQFTLEEHALQEEQWTLEHILRALQPCPEADS